A portion of the Colius striatus isolate bColStr4 chromosome 1, bColStr4.1.hap1, whole genome shotgun sequence genome contains these proteins:
- the LOC104553201 gene encoding solute carrier organic anion transporter family member 1C1 isoform X1 — translation MEISSKEKTQFFSNSIILPFDRSSFKSESSASKEKQSCCGGIKIFLGALSFVYFAKALSGSYLKSTITQIERRFDIPSSLVGVIDGSFEIGNLLIIILVSYFGAKLHRPRIIGAGCLIMSAGTFLIAMPQFFMGRYQYERFPSTINSTVNTSPCLQDKSQTPLSALEKSQEKTNAGCEKEAGSSMWIYVLLGNLLRGIGETPIQPLGITYIDDYAIEENAALYIGCVQTVAIIGPIFGFLLGSLCAKLYVDIGFVDLDSITLTHKDMQWVGAWWLGYLIAGAISLLAGIPFWFLPKHLPKPQSRKDSSTSSEKSKFITEDNKDQYESYQQQVKIAEMAKDFLPSLKNLLGNPVYILYLCASIIQFNSLIGMVTYKPKYIEQQYGQTSSKTNFVIGLINIPAVAFGIFSGGLIMKKFKVNILGAAKLSLGSSFFGYLLLLSLFAMGCENSDVAGLTVSYHGTKGMTDYEEALFSECNSGCSCSKNDWDPICGENGVTYISACLAGCQASNGTGKNTIFFNCSCVGTLTSPSQSYSAVMGPCQKGDECPKMFLYFLVVSVITSYTLSVGGTPGYILLLRCIKPHLKSFAVGIYTLAIRVLAGIPAPVYFGVAIDTTCLKWGSKRCGGRGACRLYDSSALRYVYLGLTLVLGTVSIFFSVAVLWVLRKSSSPQDEILSANGEKGSCGTKSRKDNFANTDHLIQTTYWPEKETRL, via the exons ATGGAGATTTCATCAAAGGAAAAGACTCAATTTTTCTCAAACAGCATAATCTTGCCTTTTGACCGATCTTCATTCAAATCTGAATCCTCTGCATCTAAGGAGAAACAGTCGTGTTGTGGAGGTATAAAG ATATTTCTTGGTGCAttgtcttttgtttattttgctaAAGCACTGTCAGGAAGCTATCTAAAAAGTACTATCACACAAATAGAAAGAAGATTTGATATCCCCTCCTCTTTGGTTGGCGTTATTGATGGCAGTTTTGAAATTG GGAATCTCCTAATCATAATTCTTGTAAGCTACTTTGGAGCGAAGCTTCACAGGCCAAGAATAATTGGAGCAGGCTGCTTAATTATGTCAGCTGGAACATTCCTAATTGCGATGCCCCAGTTCTTCATGGGACG ATATCAGTATGAAAGATTTCCTTCCACCATCAATTCCACCGTTAACACCTCTCCATGTCTGCAAGATAAAAGCCAAACTCCACTCTCAGCCTTGGAAAAAtctcaagagaaaacaaatgcag gatgtgaaaaagaagcagGCTCTTCCATGTGGATCTATGTTTTACTTGGAAATCTTTTGCGTGGAATAGGTGAAACTCCTATCCAACCTCTGGGAATTACATACATTGATGATTATGCCATTGAAGAGAATGCTGCCTTATAcattg GCTGTGTACAAACAGTTGCAATTATAGGGCCAATATTTGGCTTTCTTCTAGGATCGCTGTGTGCCAAACTTTATGTTGACATTGGCTTTGTAGATCTGG ACAGCATAACACTAACTCACAAGGATATGCAGTGGGTGGGAGCCTGGTGGCTGGGTTACTTAATAGCAGGTGCAATCAGCCTTCTGGCCGGCAtccctttttggttcctgccaAAGCACCTTCCAAAACCACAGAGCAGAAAGGACTCCAGTACCTCTTCTGAGAAGTCAAAGTTCATCACTGAGGATAACAAGGACCAATACGAATCTTATCAGCAACAGGTGAAGATTGCTGAGATGGCAAAAG ACTTCTTGCCATCACTGAAGAATCTCTTGGGGAATCCAGTTTACATTCTGTATTTGTGTGCAAGTATCATTCAGTTCAATTCTTTAATAGGCATGGTGACGTATAAGCCAAAGTATATTGAGCAGCAGTATGGGCAAACTTCTTCAAAAACTAATTTTGTTATAG GTCTTATCAACATTCCTGCTGTGGCTTTTGGCATATTCTCTGGAGGATTGATAATGAAAAAATTCAAAGTCAATATTTTAGGGGCTGCAAAACTCTCCCTGGGATCATCTTTCTTTGGTTACCTTTTGCTCCTCTCATTATTTGCAATGGGCTGTGAGAACTCAGATGTAGCTGGACTGACCGTGTCTTACCATGG aACTAAGGGGATGACTGATTACGAGGAAGCCTTGTTTTCAGAGTGCAACTCAGGCTGTTCATGTTCCAAGAATGACTGGGACCCCATCTGTGGGGAAAACGGAGTTACCTACATTTCTGCTTGTCTCGCTGGCTGCCAGGCGTCCAACGGCACTGGAAAAAACACT ATATTTTTTAACTGCAGCTGTGTGGGAACCTTGACATCTCCTTCACAAAGCTACTCAGCTGTGATGGGACCATGTCAAAAAGGAGATGAGTGtccaaaaatgtttctgtattttctagTAGTATCAGTTATCACTTCATATACTCTGTCAGTAGGTGGCACACCGGGATACATACTGCTTCTAAG aTGCATTAAACCACATTTGAAATCATTTGCAGTTGGTATCTATACCCTGGCAATAAGAGTACTTG CGGGAATTCCAGCCCCAGTGTATTTTGGAGTGGCCATAGATACCACTTGCCTGAAATGGGGGAGCAAAAGATGTGGGGGAAGAGGAGCGTGCAGACTCTACGACTCCAGTGCACTCAG ATATGTGTACCTGGGGCTGACTTTGGTGTTGGGCACGGTGTccattttcttcagtgttgCTGTCCTTTGGGTTCTCCGGAAAAGTTCTTCTCCACAAGATGAGATTCTCTCAGCCAATGGAGAGAAAGGCTCCTGTGGGACAAAGAGCAGGAAAGATAATTTTGCCAATACTGACCATTTAATTCAGACAACTTATTGGCCAGAAAAGGAGACTAGACTTTAG
- the LOC104553201 gene encoding solute carrier organic anion transporter family member 1C1 isoform X2 — protein MEISSKEKTQFFSNSIILPFDRSSFKSESSASKEKQSCCGGIKIFLGALSFVYFAKALSGSYLKSTITQIERRFDIPSSLVGVIDGSFEIGNLLIIILVSYFGAKLHRPRIIGAGCLIMSAGTFLIAMPQFFMGRYQYERFPSTINSTVNTSPCLQDKSQTPLSALEKSQEKTNAGCVQTVAIIGPIFGFLLGSLCAKLYVDIGFVDLDSITLTHKDMQWVGAWWLGYLIAGAISLLAGIPFWFLPKHLPKPQSRKDSSTSSEKSKFITEDNKDQYESYQQQVKIAEMAKDFLPSLKNLLGNPVYILYLCASIIQFNSLIGMVTYKPKYIEQQYGQTSSKTNFVIGLINIPAVAFGIFSGGLIMKKFKVNILGAAKLSLGSSFFGYLLLLSLFAMGCENSDVAGLTVSYHGTKGMTDYEEALFSECNSGCSCSKNDWDPICGENGVTYISACLAGCQASNGTGKNTIFFNCSCVGTLTSPSQSYSAVMGPCQKGDECPKMFLYFLVVSVITSYTLSVGGTPGYILLLRCIKPHLKSFAVGIYTLAIRVLAGIPAPVYFGVAIDTTCLKWGSKRCGGRGACRLYDSSALRYVYLGLTLVLGTVSIFFSVAVLWVLRKSSSPQDEILSANGEKGSCGTKSRKDNFANTDHLIQTTYWPEKETRL, from the exons ATGGAGATTTCATCAAAGGAAAAGACTCAATTTTTCTCAAACAGCATAATCTTGCCTTTTGACCGATCTTCATTCAAATCTGAATCCTCTGCATCTAAGGAGAAACAGTCGTGTTGTGGAGGTATAAAG ATATTTCTTGGTGCAttgtcttttgtttattttgctaAAGCACTGTCAGGAAGCTATCTAAAAAGTACTATCACACAAATAGAAAGAAGATTTGATATCCCCTCCTCTTTGGTTGGCGTTATTGATGGCAGTTTTGAAATTG GGAATCTCCTAATCATAATTCTTGTAAGCTACTTTGGAGCGAAGCTTCACAGGCCAAGAATAATTGGAGCAGGCTGCTTAATTATGTCAGCTGGAACATTCCTAATTGCGATGCCCCAGTTCTTCATGGGACG ATATCAGTATGAAAGATTTCCTTCCACCATCAATTCCACCGTTAACACCTCTCCATGTCTGCAAGATAAAAGCCAAACTCCACTCTCAGCCTTGGAAAAAtctcaagagaaaacaaatgcag GCTGTGTACAAACAGTTGCAATTATAGGGCCAATATTTGGCTTTCTTCTAGGATCGCTGTGTGCCAAACTTTATGTTGACATTGGCTTTGTAGATCTGG ACAGCATAACACTAACTCACAAGGATATGCAGTGGGTGGGAGCCTGGTGGCTGGGTTACTTAATAGCAGGTGCAATCAGCCTTCTGGCCGGCAtccctttttggttcctgccaAAGCACCTTCCAAAACCACAGAGCAGAAAGGACTCCAGTACCTCTTCTGAGAAGTCAAAGTTCATCACTGAGGATAACAAGGACCAATACGAATCTTATCAGCAACAGGTGAAGATTGCTGAGATGGCAAAAG ACTTCTTGCCATCACTGAAGAATCTCTTGGGGAATCCAGTTTACATTCTGTATTTGTGTGCAAGTATCATTCAGTTCAATTCTTTAATAGGCATGGTGACGTATAAGCCAAAGTATATTGAGCAGCAGTATGGGCAAACTTCTTCAAAAACTAATTTTGTTATAG GTCTTATCAACATTCCTGCTGTGGCTTTTGGCATATTCTCTGGAGGATTGATAATGAAAAAATTCAAAGTCAATATTTTAGGGGCTGCAAAACTCTCCCTGGGATCATCTTTCTTTGGTTACCTTTTGCTCCTCTCATTATTTGCAATGGGCTGTGAGAACTCAGATGTAGCTGGACTGACCGTGTCTTACCATGG aACTAAGGGGATGACTGATTACGAGGAAGCCTTGTTTTCAGAGTGCAACTCAGGCTGTTCATGTTCCAAGAATGACTGGGACCCCATCTGTGGGGAAAACGGAGTTACCTACATTTCTGCTTGTCTCGCTGGCTGCCAGGCGTCCAACGGCACTGGAAAAAACACT ATATTTTTTAACTGCAGCTGTGTGGGAACCTTGACATCTCCTTCACAAAGCTACTCAGCTGTGATGGGACCATGTCAAAAAGGAGATGAGTGtccaaaaatgtttctgtattttctagTAGTATCAGTTATCACTTCATATACTCTGTCAGTAGGTGGCACACCGGGATACATACTGCTTCTAAG aTGCATTAAACCACATTTGAAATCATTTGCAGTTGGTATCTATACCCTGGCAATAAGAGTACTTG CGGGAATTCCAGCCCCAGTGTATTTTGGAGTGGCCATAGATACCACTTGCCTGAAATGGGGGAGCAAAAGATGTGGGGGAAGAGGAGCGTGCAGACTCTACGACTCCAGTGCACTCAG ATATGTGTACCTGGGGCTGACTTTGGTGTTGGGCACGGTGTccattttcttcagtgttgCTGTCCTTTGGGTTCTCCGGAAAAGTTCTTCTCCACAAGATGAGATTCTCTCAGCCAATGGAGAGAAAGGCTCCTGTGGGACAAAGAGCAGGAAAGATAATTTTGCCAATACTGACCATTTAATTCAGACAACTTATTGGCCAGAAAAGGAGACTAGACTTTAG